The Pan paniscus chromosome 17, NHGRI_mPanPan1-v2.0_pri, whole genome shotgun sequence genomic interval CCGGGGATAACTGTGTTTATCTGTAGGCTCATTTGTGAGAACTAAAATAGATACTACGGAGAACTTGCTCAACACAGAGGTGCACGGTAAGTGCttttattattatcaccatcTCGGGGATCTTGGGAGTCTGTTTTAACCACGAGATCCTAGGGTTTTTCCACAGGGCAGGTTTTGATGGGGAAAAACTAAGGGTAAGAATATGGGGTCAAGGGGCCTGCAGGTGAATTAGGAAACGAAGAGGTGAATAGTCCCAGGGAAGAGCCGCGGGAACCCAGGCACCTCCCAAGTCGAGGGAGTGCAGGCCCTGGGGGTGCAGGCACCAGGAATTGCCCCTCAAGTCACAAGGTGGGGTTCCGGCTCCCCTGGAAGTGGGGGACGATCCCTGAGTCCTGGGGTTTCCAGGCTAGGGGTTGGGGGAGCGTTTCCTGGGTCGTGGGGTTTCCAGGCCCCGGGTGCGGGCGCCTCGACCCCAGGGCCCCGAGCCTGACGCAGCCCGCCCCGCCCTCAGGCTCGCCAGCGCAGCGCTGGTCCATGCAGGTGCCAGCCGAGGTGAGCGCGGCGGCAGGCGACGCGGCAGTGCTGCCCTGCACCTTCACGCACCCGCACCGCCACTACGACGGGCCGCTGACGGCCATCTGGCGCGCGGGCGAGCCCTATGCGGGCCCGCAGGTGTTCCGCTGCGCTGCGGCGCGGGGCAGCGAGCTCTGCCAGACGGCGCTGAGCCTGCACGGCCGCTTCCGGCTGCTGGGCAACCCGCGCCGCAACGACCTCTCGCTGCGCGTCGAGCGCCTCGCCCTGGCTGACGACCGCCGCTACTTCTGCCGCGTCGAGTTCGCCGGCGACGTCCATGACCGCTACGAGAGCCGCCACGGCGTCCGGCTGCACGTGACCGGTGAGGCGGCGCGGGAGCGGGTCCCCGGCCTCCCTTCCCGCCCTCCCGCCTGCCCCGCCTGCCCCGCCCCAAGGGCTACGTGGGCGCCAGGCGCTGTGCTGAGCCAGGAAGGGCAACGAGACCCAGCCCTCTCCTCTACCCCAGGGATCTCACACCTGGGGGTAGTTTAGGACCACCTGGGAGCTTGACACAAATGCAGAATCCAGGTGCCAGGAAGGGCTGAGGTGGGCCCGGGAATAGGCATTGCCGTGACTCTCGTAGAGTGACTGTCCCCAGTGGCTCTCAGACGAAGAGGCGAGAAAGACAAGTGAATGGCAATCCTAAATATGCCAAGAGGTGCAATGTGGTGTGTGCTACCAGCCCGGAAAGACACTCGCAGCCCCTCTACCCAGGGGTGCACAGACAGCCCACCAAGTAGTGCCTAGCACTTTACCAGACCCTGATATACAAAGATGCCTGAACCAGGGTCCCGTCCCTAGAGCAGTGGCTCTCCACTCTAGCCCCCACCCTGCTCTGCGACAATAATGGCCACTTAGCATTTGCTAGGGAGCCAGGACCTAGTCCAAGCACCCACAAGCATGAATTTGCCAAATCGTTTCAGCAACCTCTTAAGGCAACTGCTATCACGATCCTCACTTTACACATGGAGAAGCAGACGCAGAGATGATAGAATCTTTCGCCCAAGGCCACATCTGTATTGGGACGGGGGCAGACTGGCACCCAAGTGCCCATTCCTCCCTTCTGACCAGCCCCCACCCCTCCGGCTCTGGCGTCCAAAGGGCTAAGGGGAGGAGTGCCCTTGCCTTTGCCCGCCGCTCGCCCACTGCAACCCGCTTTCTCACCCTACCCCTACCCCGCCTTGATCGCGGCTGGTGACAGTCACCCGCCTTCTCCCCTGCAGCCGCGCCGCGGATCGTCAACATCTCGGTGCTGCCCAGTGCGGCTCACGCCTTCCGCGCGCTCTGCACTGCCGAAGGGGAGCCGCCGCCCGCCCTCGCCTGGTCCGGCCCGGCCCTGGGCAACAGCTTGGCCGCCGTGCGGAGCCCGGGTGAGGGTCACGGCCACCTAGTGACCGCCGAACTGCCCGCACTGACCCATGACGGCCGCTACACGTGTACGGCCGCCAACAGCCTGGGCCGCTCCGAGGCCAGCGTCTACCTGTTCCGCTTCCATGGCGCCAGCGGGGCCTCGACGGTCGCCCTCCTGCTCGGCGCTCTCGGCCTCAAGGCGCTGCTGCTGCTCGGGGTCCTGGCCGCCCgcgccgcccgccgccgcccAGGTGGGTGCGCCCCAGACACGGGTTGCCGCGAGGGGCCGGGCCGGCGCTCTCTGCTCTTAGATAAGACCACCTGGCTGACCCCCTGGCACTGCCAGAATGTCGGTTTTTTTGCCCTATGCATCGTGGCGCTTTCCTCTCTTTGCATGAAGCCCAGCAGGTGTAACCAGCACGAAAAAATCCCATTTTGcaataaggaagctgaggctcagagaggttaagtaacctgcctTTTGATAGCAGCACAGAGATATACAGACCCAGACCCGGTTAACTCTAGAGCCGCCCCTTTGCTACCACCCGGTAAACGATTCCTCTGGAGGGGCTCTGACTACGGACCTTCCTAAATAGCACCGTTCCTgaggacctactatgtgctgtGTGGGTGCTAGGAATACACTGATGAATATGGCATGGTCCCCTGCCCTGCAGTGCGTGCTGAGCGGTAGACAGATCATTGCAATGTGCTATGACAAGGGCTCTCCTCAACCCTACCTCTGCAGAAGCCAGAGGAAGGTATGCCTCCCTCTGGTGGGGCGTCTGGAGAAGGCTTCACACAAGCCGTGCTGGGAGagctaaataaaaatatgtaagtagGCATGAGCTAGGAAAACAAGGAGAAACGCTCTTCCTAGCAGAGATCATGGTGGATTGACTAACAGGGTGTCCTGAGATTGCCACTACTGCTGTCTCTGATCTGGATCAGAAATCTGCCCTGTGccccagagagggagggagcTTCTTGGAGCCCCTCAGAACCCCCAGGTCCATAACACTAGGCTCACACTCTAGTGAGGAGATCAGACTTTGTCACAGTGGCCCTGGCTGCTGCTGTGGCCACAATGGCTTTCTTGCCCGTTTCTTGGAACTCATCAAGTGTTTTGTGCTCAGGGTGCTCAGAAGAACGGACTTTTTACTGGATTGCTCCTCAGTCCACCCCTCTCCTCACTAACTCCCCAGCAGGGTTCCATGGCACAGCTTCACACCCTGCTAGTCTGCTGTTTGCTTCAAAAACAGTGGTTTCCTCGAGACCCCTTCCACATGGCATGGGTGGGGGTGGGCGCACAGGCTGCAGACTGCGGTGGAGATTCATGCCTGCTCTCTTGCTGTCCCTCCCACAGAGCATCTGGACACCCCGGACACCCCACCACGGTAAGTgagctccccacctccaccctacCCTACCCCACCCACCTAGTCCTCATCACCCAGGGGgtccaggcaggagaaggaataaATGGcaaagggctggggctggggtcctACTTTGACCAGGGGCTGGGCCTTCCTTGCAGCCCACCAAGGCACCCCTCTTGCAGCCTGACAAGGTCTTCCCTGGACAGTCCAAGCCTCGCTGACCTGCTCCTCCCCCACAACTCCAGGCTGTGTTTCTTCCTGTAGTTTCCCCTCCACATTCTTGAACAGGCAGATTCATACAAAAACCACATTGGGGACACTCATCCCCGTTCCCCCCTGGCACTCTGCTGAAGGCTTTGCAAACAAAATCTCTAGAGGTTCTGAGAGCCTAGGTGAGGGGCCCAGGGACCCCTAGGAAATCACTGACTCCTGGGTCATACTCTCCTCTTCTGCGGCATCCACCCATGTGAAGGCTGGTGTTGAAGGAGAAAGAACTCAATTCATAGACCCTGTACAGGCTGGGCCTGATCCTGGCAGAGGGTAGGAGTGGGAGGAGGAGCCTAGGCACTCCCATAACTCCACCCACCTGTGCCCTGAAGGCTGGAGGTGCCACACTGCTGGTGGCCCCACTCGTCAGCTGCCTGCCGATCTCTCCACAGTCCCACAACCTGTCCTGTGTCCCTGTTTGCTGATTTACTGTCGCACCAACGCCCCTGAATCTGAAAGCCGACCATTGTTCagtcatttaacaaatacttattgagtacctactgcgTACCAGGCACTGGTACTAAAGACACAGCAAGATCCCTGACCTCACAGAACTCATATCCTATTGTggagaattttaataaatatggaaacacgCCACCTGACATCGTAAAGTAAGAGCTGTGAAGGAAATGGACACGTGATGCAGCAGATTCCCTGGGGAGGGGGCCCGCTGCTGGGCTGAGGCTGCTTTAGATCAAGTTCTCTTGGAGGACATCACATTGAGGGGACCTGAGGATGGAGGCTGGGGCCTGGGCAGGTACGAGCGGTGGAGTTCCAGAGAGCAAGCCCCACTAGAGTGTGGACGTAAGACAGGGACAGTAGGGGCAGCCCGGGAGAGGAAAAGGCAAGTAGAAAGACTCAGGTGAGGCCCAGAAAGGAGGCAGGCGTTTCTGGAGGGTGGAcgggaggaaggcaggaaaggcGTGGGGGTTATTGTGGGTGCAATGGGAAGTCACTGAATGGTTTTAAGTAGACGCGTGGCTCCATCAGAACAAGTTGGCCCAGGAGACTTGGGTGCAGGCCGTTGGCAAGGCAGAGGCTGGCTTGGCTGTTTGGACGAAGgtgcaggggtggtggtggggaggtgggtaGACGGAGGCAGGGCTTGCCCAAGAGCCCAGTGGGCAGCACACAGTGTGGGAGGGAGCCAGGCTGCCGGGGTTGGGAGCCTGAGTCCTGGGTCCCACTTCTTGAGATAAAGACAAGAGGAGAAGAGAGTGGGGCGGGTGTGAGGGTCATGTGTAGCACAGTGGACATTGAGATTTGAGATTCCCACTGAGATGTTCTAGGGGAAGTCAGGAAAGCAGTTGGGGACCAGGAGGCCAGGCCGGAGATTCCGATTTGTAGGTCAGGGACATGGAGCCAGTCTTGAGGCCTCAGACAGAGATAGTGACTCTATGGTCTGGGCTGCCCTGGCCTTTGGGGGCCCCTCCCTATTCCTGACTCTGCCCAGCCTCCGATGCCATTCATCTCTGAGCCCTGCCAGTTCCAGCTGCACTGCTCCCTAGAATGTCTCCTCTTCTTGGCCCACTGCTGGCATATAGTTTGGGCAGTTGGGGACCTCCCACCTGTCTTGGGTGGTCATTCAACTTTCTCCTGTCCACAGGTCCCAGGCCCAGGAGTCCAATTATGAAAATTTGAGCCAGATGAACCCCCGGAGCCCACCAGCCACCATGTGCTCACCGTGAGGAGTCCCTCAGCCACCAACATCCATTTCAGCACTGTAAAGAATAAAGGCCAGTGCGAGGCTTGGCTGGTACAGCCAGTCCTGGTTCTCGGGCACCTTGGCAGCCCCCAGATGGGTGACTCCTCCCCCGCTCGAGGTCAAGACCCTGCTCAAGGAGGCTCATCTGGCCTCCTATGTGGACAACCATTTCGGAGCTCCCTGATATTTTTGCCAGCATTTCGTAAATGTGCATacgtctctgtgtgtgtgtgtgtgtgtgtgtgtgtgtgtgtgtgtgtgtgtgtgtgtgtgtgtgagagagagagagagagagagagagtacatgCATTAGCTTGAGCGTGAAACTTCCAGAAATGTTCCCTTGCCCTTTCTTACCTAGAACACCTGCTATAGTAAAGCTGATAGGAAACTGTTTACAGGGACTGGAGGCCCAGTCTTGTCCTCCTCTGTCACCGACTTGCTGTGTGGACCTGGGACACTCTCTTCACTTCTCTGGGTCTCAATTCATTTACTGTTGAACACGGACAATCATATTCTTCCCTCCTGGCTGGGAGGACTACAAAGATGTGAGGAAATAATAGATATGAAGGGGCTTTGGAAAGTACAAAGCCATCTTCTTGTGAGGGGCATGACAGGACCCTCTTTGCAGAGTGACATTTGGACGTGCAGTCAGTTCTCGGAGAAGTGTGGCCCCTGCAGCAGTGTCATGGAGAACACAGAGTTCCAGAGAGCAAGCCTGGGGCAGGGGCTGTGCAAATCTGTGGTCAGAGGAACATCAAATCCTGGAAACTTGGTGGCAGGGAGAGGCCTGGGGCCTTTACCCCATGCCCCCTGGGATCTCCACTGTGACTGTCCCACACCCTCTGCCCAACTCTTGCCCCATCAGCTGCCCTGCATTGCCTTGAGCTGGGACCCTTAGGAAATGGAAACCAGGCTCCCCTCTCTCAAGGTATCTGGGAACCACTGTCTCAGGAGCTGAAGCCGGGAGACCTGAGGGGAGGTCTGGCCAGAGAGTCCCTGTGTGTAAAGCAGCTACAGCTCTGACCTCTCTGACCTGCAACCTCTCAGGGTGTGCAAAGTCCAAATGCACTGGCAACTTCACCCCCCTTTGCCCTAACGCGGGCAGGCTGACTTGGAGGGGTGCTTCCCTATTTACACCTCAGGGTGAATTTGTTGATCACCTTAG includes:
- the SIGLEC15 gene encoding sialic acid-binding Ig-like lectin 15, whose translation is MEKSIRLLACLACVLPTGSFVRTKIDTTENLLNTEVHGSPAQRWSMQVPAEVSAAAGDAAVLPCTFTHPHRHYDGPLTAIWRAGEPYAGPQVFRCAAARGSELCQTALSLHGRFRLLGNPRRNDLSLRVERLALADDRRYFCRVEFAGDVHDRYESRHGVRLHVTAAPRIVNISVLPSAAHAFRALCTAEGEPPPALAWSGPALGNSLAAVRSPGEGHGHLVTAELPALTHDGRYTCTAANSLGRSEASVYLFRFHGASGASTVALLLGALGLKALLLLGVLAARAARRRPEHLDTPDTPPRSQAQESNYENLSQMNPRSPPATMCSP